The Terracoccus luteus genome includes a region encoding these proteins:
- a CDS encoding EamA family transporter: protein MRADPRTAPLLVLGGVVSVQFGAALATTLIPRIGATGSVTLRLAISCVLLLLLVRPSVRGRSRAEWGTVVAFGLTLAAMNTAFYSSLAHLPIGVAVTVEFLGPLTLAAVRSRRALDLVAVLAAAGGVVLVSGALDASWSTLDRVGIGWGLLAGVLWAMYIVLSQRTGSSFDGVDGLALALLVSTVAVAPFGLASAGSWSWSWSLVATGVGIAVLSSVLPYSLELMALRHLSQRVFGVLLSLEPAVAAVAGLVVLGQVLGGSQLAGLLLVVAASMIVLGSQVRPSSSPPPSGDGGLGAG, encoded by the coding sequence GTGAGGGCCGACCCGCGCACTGCTCCCCTGCTCGTCCTCGGCGGAGTCGTCTCGGTGCAGTTCGGCGCCGCCCTCGCGACCACGCTCATCCCGCGCATCGGCGCGACCGGCTCGGTCACCCTGCGCCTCGCCATCTCGTGCGTGCTGCTGCTCCTGCTCGTGCGGCCGTCGGTGCGGGGCCGGTCGCGGGCGGAGTGGGGCACCGTCGTCGCGTTCGGCCTCACCCTCGCCGCGATGAACACCGCCTTCTACAGCTCGCTCGCCCACCTGCCGATCGGGGTCGCGGTGACGGTCGAGTTCCTCGGCCCGCTGACGCTGGCCGCCGTGCGCAGCCGGCGCGCCCTCGACCTCGTCGCCGTGCTCGCCGCGGCCGGAGGGGTGGTGCTCGTCTCCGGGGCGCTCGACGCGTCGTGGTCGACCCTCGACCGGGTCGGCATCGGCTGGGGACTGCTCGCGGGAGTGCTGTGGGCGATGTACATCGTGCTCAGCCAGCGGACGGGGTCGAGCTTCGACGGGGTCGACGGCCTGGCGCTGGCGCTGCTCGTCTCGACCGTCGCCGTCGCCCCGTTCGGGCTGGCGTCGGCCGGCTCCTGGTCGTGGTCGTGGTCGCTCGTCGCGACCGGCGTCGGCATCGCCGTGCTCTCGTCGGTGCTGCCGTACTCGCTCGAGCTCATGGCCCTGCGGCACCTGTCGCAGAGGGTCTTCGGGGTGCTGCTGAGCCTCGAGCCGGCGGTGGCGGCCGTGGCCGGGCTCGTCGTGCTGGGCCAGGTGCTCGGCGGCAGCCAGCTCGCCGGCCTGCTGCTCGTCGTGGCGGCGAGCATGATCGTGCTGGGCTCGCAGGTGCGCCCCTCGTCGTCGCCGCCCCCGTCCGGTGACGGCGGTCTCGGCGCCGGCTGA